One Mycolicibacterium doricum genomic window, GCCGCCCGGCGCGCCGCGGGCGGCGCCCTGGGGCCGCTGGGCGCCAAGGACGGGCCGCAGTACGAGATCGGGGCTGGGGGAGTCGGCCAGAACTTCGTCGGCGGCAAGATCTTCTACACGCCGCAGACCGGGGCGAACGTGGTCACCGGTCAGGTGCTCGAGAAGTACGAGAGCGTGGGTGGGCCGGAGGGCGACCTCGGCTTCCCGACGAGCAGCGAAGCCGACGGTGGTCTGGGCTCCGACAGCCGCATCAGTACGTTCGCGGCAGAGGACAACCCGGTCATCTTCTGGACCCCGGATTACGGCGCCGTCATCGTACGTGGGGCGATGAACGCGGGGTGGTCGGAACTCGACGGCGCACAGGGACCGCTGGGCGCCCCCATGGCCGATCAGACGGAGAGCGGTGACGTCGTCACCCAGCGGTTCAGCGAAGGGGTGCTGTCCTACGACCGATCGACCGGCAGGTTCAGCACCGAGCCGGCGAACCTCGCCGCGCGGCTGGCCGGTCTCCAGGTGCCGGGCGAGGAGGTGCCGAAGGCTCCTGCGGAGCCGCAGTCGTCGGCGGCCGGTGGAGACGGCGAGTGGTTGAGCTGGCGGTGGAACTGGTGGTGGCTGCTGGCGCTGATCCCGGTGCTGCTCGTGGTCGGACTCGTCGCCGGCGCGCTGCTGTGGAACCGCCGTCGCGGCGACCGGGCCGGCCACTTCCGCGATGACGACGACATCGTCGACGACGCCGCCCGGTACCGGCCGTCCGGCCACGGGGTGTCTGATGCCGATGACGGCGACGAACGCCACGGCCGGTATCCCGGCGGGTACGGAGGACGCGACACGTCGGCGAACCCTTGGGACCTGCGTGACGAATCGGCCGAAGAGGCGGTCGAGAGGGTGGCGGCGGCGCGGGCTTCGGCGTCTGGCCCCGATGACCTGTTCGGTGGGCGGGACGATCTGGACTCGATCGACACCGCGCCGACGCGTATCGAGGCTGCGGTGAGCGACGAGACACGCGCGCAGTCCGCACTGGAGGAGCCGTCTCTACCCGCGCCCGCTGACGCGCTCAGAGCAGACACGACGGACGAGGAGCCGGTGGTGCCCGGCGGGTTCATGGCGGCGCCCTTCGTCGACGACGCGCCCAGCG contains:
- a CDS encoding LGFP repeat-containing protein, which gives rise to MNGRRTLLHTALVRVTAGLAVGVAGLFWAPLATADPATEANDAITAAYDGSGGITGPLGVRQGGIYPVGEGFGQNFAAGKMFFTPATGAHWMQGAVLERYESLGGPADGDLGFPTIDEGPGRVGPDSRNVTFSAADKPVIFWTPGTGARVVRGAINAAWDRLGGSAGGLGVPAEDEVYRGDVVSQQFTGGQLSWNRTDKTFTTVPPELADQLKDLPIPEDATSAIAAARRAAGGALGPLGAKDGPQYEIGAGGVGQNFVGGKIFYTPQTGANVVTGQVLEKYESVGGPEGDLGFPTSSEADGGLGSDSRISTFAAEDNPVIFWTPDYGAVIVRGAMNAGWSELDGAQGPLGAPMADQTESGDVVTQRFSEGVLSYDRSTGRFSTEPANLAARLAGLQVPGEEVPKAPAEPQSSAAGGDGEWLSWRWNWWWLLALIPVLLVVGLVAGALLWNRRRGDRAGHFRDDDDIVDDAARYRPSGHGVSDADDGDERHGRYPGGYGGRDTSANPWDLRDESAEEAVERVAAARASASGPDDLFGGRDDLDSIDTAPTRIEAAVSDETRAQSALEEPSLPAPADALRADTTDEEPVVPGGFMAAPFVDDAPSGRHAAIDIDEPGPGRTAIQLAVDGSDEPPAGYPVKADTKTGLYWAPGSRGYDDAVAEIFFPSEDFARTNGFVRGA